The proteins below come from a single Chryseobacterium nepalense genomic window:
- a CDS encoding phage tail protein, translating into MEGYIGEVRLFGGNFAPLGWAFCDGTLYSISQFEAVYTILGTTFGGDGRNTFGVPDLRGRVAVGTGQGAGLTPIDLGEVGGTETVTMTTAQMPAHSHTAAATIAFPCFSDEGNTGSPAGNVLAGSAAAYSTQAPDTFIAPATTTGSISAVGSNVPFSIIQPVLATNYIICLEGYYPPRQD; encoded by the coding sequence ATGGAAGGTTATATAGGAGAAGTGCGTTTATTTGGTGGAAATTTTGCTCCGCTTGGCTGGGCTTTCTGCGACGGAACACTTTATAGTATCTCACAATTTGAGGCAGTATACACAATATTAGGAACTACTTTCGGTGGCGATGGCCGCAATACGTTCGGCGTTCCGGATCTTCGAGGAAGAGTTGCTGTAGGAACAGGCCAGGGAGCTGGTCTTACTCCTATAGATTTAGGAGAGGTAGGCGGAACTGAAACGGTTACCATGACTACCGCGCAAATGCCTGCGCATAGCCATACCGCAGCAGCAACAATTGCATTTCCATGTTTTTCAGATGAAGGTAATACGGGATCTCCGGCAGGTAACGTACTCGCAGGTTCAGCTGCAGCATATTCCACTCAGGCACCAGATACTTTTATCGCACCGGCTACCACAACAGGTTCTATATCTGCTGTTGGAAGCAATGTTCCATTTAGTATTATACAGCCTGTATTGGCAACCAACTACATTATTTGTCTTGAAGGGTATTACCCGCCAAGACAGGATTAA
- a CDS encoding NAD-dependent epimerase/dehydratase family protein, whose amino-acid sequence MNSIKVILTGATGMVGEGVLMECLENPNISEVLSVSRKTSGKKHAKLKEYIIPDFLAMNLHDENLKGYDAVFFCAGISSMGMSEEEYTRITFDTTIHFAKAALSQNPDMVFNYVSGAYTDSTESGKIMWARVKGKTENTLRKLGFSAAYNFRPGFMKPVEGQKNVKWFFKPFILFFPVIFPSKSLTLHEVGRAMINAVQKGYPTSTLEIKDIKNLAI is encoded by the coding sequence ATGAACTCAATTAAAGTAATTCTCACAGGAGCCACCGGAATGGTGGGCGAAGGTGTTCTGATGGAATGCCTTGAAAACCCCAATATTTCGGAAGTTCTGAGTGTAAGCCGTAAGACCAGCGGAAAAAAGCATGCTAAACTGAAAGAATATATCATTCCCGATTTTCTCGCCATGAATCTTCATGATGAAAACCTAAAAGGTTATGACGCTGTTTTCTTTTGCGCAGGAATAAGCAGTATGGGAATGAGCGAAGAGGAATATACCAGAATAACCTTTGATACAACGATCCATTTTGCCAAGGCTGCACTCAGCCAGAATCCGGATATGGTATTTAACTACGTTTCAGGTGCATATACCGATAGTACAGAGAGCGGAAAGATCATGTGGGCAAGAGTAAAGGGGAAAACGGAAAATACGTTGAGGAAGCTTGGATTCAGTGCTGCATACAATTTCCGGCCCGGATTTATGAAACCTGTTGAGGGGCAGAAGAATGTAAAATGGTTTTTTAAACCTTTTATTTTATTTTTTCCGGTGATATTTCCTTCAAAATCATTAACTTTACATGAAGTGGGTAGAGCAATGATCAACGCAGTACAAAAAGGATACCCCACCTCAACATTAGAAATCAAGGACATTAAAAATCTGGCGATATGA
- a CDS encoding exopolyphosphatase, whose product MKIAAIDIGSNAARLLINEVKINNKQPEFIKLNLLRIPLRLGMDVFTLGKIGEEREKMVIDSMKIFSDLMKIYKVEHYRACATSAMRDAANGRDIIDEVKKTSGIDIEIISGDEEASLVFENHIAEGLDKDFAYLYIDVGGGSTELTFYENGKMLYEKSFNIGTIRLLNNLVTPDNWKDMKEEIRKNINSKKPVVAIGSGGNINKVFSMSKTKDGKPMSSSHLKKVYKEFNDLTVDERMTKYNLREDRADVLVHALKIFNNVMTWSEINRIFVPKISVADGLIHNIYSTLQDKK is encoded by the coding sequence ATGAAGATTGCAGCCATAGACATCGGAAGTAATGCGGCCAGACTGCTGATTAATGAAGTAAAGATTAATAATAAACAGCCTGAATTCATCAAGCTGAATCTCTTGAGAATTCCTCTGAGACTGGGAATGGATGTGTTCACCCTTGGAAAAATCGGTGAGGAGCGTGAGAAAATGGTGATTGATTCTATGAAGATCTTCAGTGACCTGATGAAAATTTATAAGGTAGAACATTACAGAGCCTGCGCGACAAGTGCCATGCGTGATGCTGCCAATGGCCGGGACATCATTGATGAAGTAAAAAAAACCTCCGGAATTGATATTGAAATTATTTCGGGAGACGAAGAAGCTTCCCTGGTTTTTGAAAACCACATTGCAGAAGGCCTTGATAAAGATTTTGCCTACCTTTACATTGATGTTGGCGGTGGCTCTACTGAACTTACCTTCTATGAAAACGGCAAAATGCTGTATGAGAAATCTTTCAACATCGGGACGATCCGCTTACTGAATAATTTGGTAACCCCCGATAACTGGAAGGACATGAAGGAAGAGATCAGGAAAAATATCAACAGCAAAAAGCCTGTTGTTGCGATCGGTTCAGGCGGGAACATCAATAAAGTTTTTTCGATGAGCAAAACGAAAGACGGCAAACCGATGTCCTCATCACATCTTAAGAAAGTCTACAAGGAGTTCAATGACCTTACCGTGGATGAAAGAATGACAAAATACAACCTCCGCGAAGACAGAGCAGATGTGCTGGTTCATGCCTTAAAAATTTTCAATAACGTGATGACATGGTCTGAAATCAATAGGATTTTTGTCCCTAAGATCTCTGTAGCAGACGGTTTGATCCATAATATTTACAGTACTTTACAGGACAAAAAATAA
- a CDS encoding phage tail protein, with protein sequence MEGTMSEIRMFAGNFAPKYWAFCQGQTISISTNQALFALLGTMYGGNGTTTFMLPNFAGRTAVGTGTGAGTKVFQLGMTAGTETVTCDIQHMPTHTHTAGSETVSIKTFSDEGNTGSPAGSTLASLQGLYSSEQPDSTMKAIPNAFALSVSGAGQPMSIRQPYLGMNYIICMYGIFPSRS encoded by the coding sequence ATGGAAGGAACCATGTCAGAAATAAGAATGTTTGCCGGAAATTTTGCTCCCAAGTATTGGGCGTTTTGTCAGGGGCAGACAATATCGATTAGTACTAACCAGGCACTTTTTGCGCTTTTGGGTACAATGTACGGAGGTAACGGGACAACAACCTTCATGCTGCCGAATTTTGCAGGAAGAACAGCTGTGGGAACCGGTACTGGAGCAGGAACCAAAGTATTTCAATTAGGAATGACGGCAGGTACTGAAACGGTAACCTGCGATATACAGCACATGCCAACGCATACACACACTGCAGGGTCTGAAACAGTTTCAATAAAAACATTTTCAGATGAAGGAAATACAGGTTCTCCTGCAGGCAGTACACTTGCATCATTACAGGGTTTGTATTCTAGCGAGCAGCCAGACAGCACCATGAAAGCAATACCTAATGCATTCGCGTTAAGCGTTTCAGGAGCAGGGCAGCCGATGAGTATTCGTCAGCCTTATCTGGGAATGAATTACATCATCTGTATGTACGGGATTTTTCCGTCAAGATCTTAA
- the dnaK gene encoding molecular chaperone DnaK encodes MSKIIGIDLGTTNSCVAVMEGKDPVVIPNAEGKRTTPSIVAFTEDGERKVGDPAKRQAVTNPTKTVYSIKRFIGTHFKDDASEISRVPYKVVSGPNDTVKVKIDDREYTPQEISAMTLQKMKKTAEDYLGQEVTRAVITVPAYFNDAQRQATKEAGEIAGLKVERIINEPTAAALAYGLDKNHKDQKIAVYDLGGGTFDISILDLGDGVFEVLSTNGDTHLGGDDFDDVIINWMADEFKSEEGVDLKSDAIALQRLKEAAEKAKIELSSSPQTEINLPYITATATGPKHLVKTLTKAKFEQLSADLVRRSMEPVAKALKDAGLSTSDIDEVILVGGSTRIPIIQEEVEKFFGKKPSKGVNPDEVVAIGAAIQGGVLTGDVKDVLLLDVTPLSLGIETMGSVFTKLIEANTTIPTKKSEVFSTASDNQPAVSIRVGQGERPMFNDNKEIGRFDLTDIPPAPRGVPQIEVTFDIDANGILSVSAKDKGTGKEQSIKIQASSGLSDEEIERMKKEAQENASADAKKKEEVEIFNKADGLIFQTEKQLKEFGDKLSADKKAAIETAHAELKTAFEAKNADDVKAKTEALDAAWMAASEELYAAGQQPGADAGAQNPGGNNAGADDVQDADFEEVK; translated from the coding sequence ATGAGTAAAATAATCGGAATTGACTTAGGTACAACCAACTCTTGTGTTGCTGTAATGGAGGGAAAAGACCCTGTTGTTATCCCTAACGCAGAAGGTAAAAGAACAACTCCTTCTATTGTAGCATTTACAGAAGATGGTGAAAGAAAAGTGGGGGATCCTGCGAAAAGACAAGCGGTTACTAACCCTACAAAAACGGTTTACTCTATCAAAAGATTTATCGGAACACATTTTAAAGATGATGCCTCTGAAATCTCAAGAGTACCTTATAAAGTAGTAAGCGGGCCAAACGATACCGTAAAAGTAAAAATCGACGACAGAGAATATACTCCGCAGGAAATTTCTGCAATGACCCTTCAGAAAATGAAGAAAACTGCAGAAGATTATCTTGGTCAGGAAGTGACAAGAGCGGTAATTACTGTTCCTGCATACTTCAATGATGCACAAAGACAGGCTACCAAAGAAGCCGGTGAAATTGCAGGTCTTAAAGTAGAAAGAATTATCAATGAGCCTACTGCTGCAGCGTTAGCGTATGGTCTTGATAAAAACCATAAAGATCAGAAAATCGCAGTTTATGACCTTGGTGGTGGTACTTTCGATATTTCTATCCTTGATTTAGGAGACGGTGTATTTGAAGTATTGTCTACAAATGGTGATACGCACTTAGGAGGTGACGACTTTGATGATGTGATCATTAACTGGATGGCAGATGAATTCAAATCTGAAGAAGGTGTTGATCTAAAATCAGATGCTATTGCATTACAAAGATTAAAAGAAGCTGCTGAAAAAGCAAAAATCGAATTATCTTCTTCTCCACAAACAGAAATCAACCTTCCATATATTACCGCTACCGCTACAGGTCCTAAACACTTAGTGAAGACTTTAACGAAAGCGAAATTTGAGCAGTTATCTGCAGATCTTGTTAGAAGATCTATGGAGCCGGTTGCTAAAGCATTGAAAGATGCAGGTTTATCAACTTCAGATATCGATGAAGTAATCCTGGTAGGTGGTTCTACGAGAATCCCGATCATTCAGGAAGAAGTGGAAAAATTCTTCGGTAAAAAACCGTCTAAAGGAGTTAACCCGGATGAGGTTGTGGCAATTGGTGCTGCTATCCAGGGAGGGGTTTTAACAGGAGATGTAAAAGACGTTCTTCTATTAGACGTTACACCGCTTTCTTTAGGTATCGAAACAATGGGTTCTGTTTTCACTAAATTAATTGAAGCAAACACAACGATCCCAACTAAAAAATCTGAAGTATTCTCAACAGCTTCTGATAATCAGCCTGCTGTAAGCATCAGAGTAGGACAGGGTGAAAGACCAATGTTCAATGATAACAAGGAAATCGGTAGATTCGATCTTACAGATATTCCACCGGCACCAAGAGGAGTTCCTCAAATTGAAGTAACTTTCGATATTGATGCGAATGGTATCCTAAGTGTTTCTGCGAAAGATAAAGGAACAGGTAAAGAGCAGTCTATCAAAATCCAGGCTTCTTCTGGTCTTTCTGATGAGGAAATCGAAAGAATGAAAAAAGAAGCTCAGGAAAATGCTTCTGCTGATGCTAAGAAAAAAGAAGAAGTTGAAATCTTCAATAAAGCAGACGGATTGATCTTCCAGACTGAAAAGCAACTGAAAGAGTTTGGTGATAAGTTATCTGCAGATAAAAAAGCAGCAATCGAAACTGCTCATGCAGAATTGAAAACCGCTTTTGAAGCTAAAAATGCAGATGATGTAAAAGCTAAAACAGAAGCACTTGATGCAGCATGGATGGCAGCTTCAGAAGAATTGTATGCAGCAGGACAGCAGCCTGGTGCCGATGCAGGAGCTCAAAACCCTGGTGGTAACAATGCAGGAGCAGATGATGTACAGGATGCAGACTTTGAAGAAGTAAAATAA
- a CDS encoding phage tail protein, which yields MDGTIGEIRLFAANFAPKSWQYCNGALLAIRSNTALFSLLGNTYGGDGITTFGLPNLAGRSAVGAGQGPGLSYYSLGEATGTNSVTLTMSNLPAHTHNLSGNVVIPAYSDEGDSGTPANNILASKASMYSNQGTDSTTKPIPMALQVGVSGGNNALTIVQPSLGMNYIICLYGTFPPRG from the coding sequence ATGGACGGAACAATTGGAGAAATCCGACTTTTTGCCGCAAACTTTGCTCCCAAATCATGGCAGTATTGTAATGGCGCTTTATTGGCTATCAGGTCAAATACGGCCTTGTTTTCACTTCTAGGAAATACCTATGGTGGAGATGGGATAACTACCTTCGGTCTCCCGAACCTTGCGGGAAGGTCGGCTGTAGGTGCAGGGCAGGGTCCCGGTTTATCATATTACAGTTTGGGAGAAGCGACAGGTACAAACTCTGTAACTCTCACCATGTCAAATTTGCCTGCTCATACCCATAATTTGTCAGGGAATGTTGTAATTCCTGCTTATTCGGATGAAGGGGATTCGGGAACTCCGGCGAACAATATCCTCGCATCAAAGGCATCGATGTACAGCAATCAGGGTACCGACTCTACGACAAAACCAATTCCGATGGCATTGCAGGTAGGTGTTTCGGGGGGGAATAACGCGCTCACTATTGTTCAGCCTTCACTTGGAATGAATTATATTATTTGCCTTTACGGGACTTTTCCTCCAAGAGGATAA
- the ppk1 gene encoding polyphosphate kinase 1: MSLHFNPRDITWLAFNERVLQEAMDEKVPLHLRIRFLGIFSNNLDEFFRVRVAGLKRAMDFKEKVIAESFYQPPSKILQKINDIVMRQQQNFDKTWKKIQGEMADHHVFIKAPKNLTPKQKEFVRNYFDEVVESNVIPILLHENTPMPYMRDKSLYLGVAMRKKDWQYSSNYAIIEIPSRFVGRFVLLPTEDPQEKDVMLLEDVITFNLPHIFSYFGYDEFSANAFKVTKDAELDLDNDIRTNFAEKIEKGLKNRRKGKPTRFVFDKDMDKALLEMLIRKLNLSKKDSIIPGGKIHNFKHFMDFPDVFEKYERPVERTSFTHPDFENGNRVTDVILKQDVLLTFPYHKYNPVIDLLREAAMDPDVKSIQITAYRLASNSKIINALIYAARNGKEVTVMLELQARFDEESNLEWKEMLEPEGITVLIGIPNKKVHAKLCIIKKRSHNKTIQYGFISTGNFNEKTARIYGDHLLMTADRGIMADINKVFNILKKPKVDFLPVLKTCKNLLVCPQFMREKIVHHIDKEIEEAKAGRHAEMIIKANSVSDRSLIEKLYEAANAGVHIRMIVRGIYCAVNQKDFKEKIKAISIVDEYLEHARVMYFYNKGAEDMYISSADWMTRNLDYRIEAAAKVTDKNLKKELKDILDIQLKDNVKARILDKKLSNEYIHNDKEECRSQIETYRYLHAKTNKK, translated from the coding sequence ATGTCATTACATTTTAATCCGAGAGATATTACCTGGCTTGCCTTCAATGAGAGGGTGCTACAGGAAGCAATGGACGAGAAAGTTCCTTTGCATTTGAGAATCCGTTTTTTAGGAATTTTTTCAAATAATTTAGATGAATTTTTCAGAGTTCGCGTTGCCGGGTTAAAACGTGCCATGGATTTCAAAGAAAAAGTAATTGCCGAATCTTTTTATCAGCCTCCTTCAAAAATTCTTCAGAAAATCAATGATATTGTTATGAGGCAGCAACAGAATTTTGATAAAACGTGGAAGAAAATCCAGGGCGAAATGGCGGATCATCATGTATTCATCAAAGCTCCCAAAAACTTAACCCCAAAACAGAAAGAGTTTGTAAGAAACTATTTTGATGAAGTGGTAGAATCAAACGTGATCCCGATTCTGCTTCATGAAAATACCCCAATGCCTTATATGAGAGACAAAAGTCTCTATCTGGGTGTTGCCATGAGAAAAAAAGATTGGCAGTATTCCAGCAATTATGCCATTATAGAGATTCCATCGCGTTTTGTAGGAAGATTTGTCCTGCTTCCGACTGAAGATCCGCAGGAAAAAGATGTCATGCTTCTGGAAGACGTGATTACGTTCAACCTGCCGCATATTTTTTCGTATTTCGGATATGATGAATTTTCGGCGAATGCTTTTAAAGTAACCAAAGATGCGGAACTGGATCTTGATAATGATATCAGAACCAATTTTGCCGAAAAAATCGAAAAAGGATTAAAAAACAGGAGAAAGGGGAAACCTACCCGTTTTGTTTTTGATAAAGATATGGATAAAGCACTTCTCGAGATGCTGATCCGAAAATTGAATTTATCCAAAAAGGACAGTATTATTCCTGGTGGAAAGATTCATAATTTCAAACATTTTATGGATTTCCCGGATGTTTTCGAGAAATATGAAAGGCCTGTAGAAAGAACTTCTTTTACCCATCCTGACTTTGAAAACGGTAACCGTGTAACAGACGTTATTTTAAAACAGGATGTTCTTTTAACATTTCCTTATCATAAATACAATCCCGTTATTGACCTCCTTCGGGAGGCGGCGATGGACCCTGATGTAAAATCCATTCAGATTACGGCATATCGTCTGGCGAGTAATTCAAAAATAATCAACGCATTAATTTATGCCGCAAGAAACGGCAAAGAGGTTACCGTTATGCTTGAGCTGCAGGCAAGGTTTGATGAAGAGTCTAACCTCGAATGGAAAGAAATGCTGGAACCGGAAGGAATTACGGTATTGATAGGTATTCCGAACAAGAAAGTACATGCCAAATTGTGTATCATCAAAAAAAGATCCCACAACAAAACCATTCAGTACGGATTTATAAGTACCGGAAATTTTAATGAAAAAACAGCAAGAATTTACGGCGATCATTTGCTGATGACAGCCGACCGCGGAATCATGGCAGATATCAATAAAGTGTTCAATATCCTTAAAAAACCAAAGGTTGACTTTCTGCCTGTTCTTAAAACCTGCAAAAATCTTTTGGTATGTCCGCAATTCATGAGGGAAAAAATCGTTCATCATATCGATAAAGAAATTGAAGAAGCAAAAGCAGGAAGACATGCGGAGATGATCATTAAAGCCAATTCGGTGAGTGACAGATCGCTGATTGAAAAATTGTATGAGGCTGCTAACGCCGGAGTTCACATCAGAATGATCGTAAGAGGTATTTACTGTGCGGTAAACCAGAAGGATTTTAAAGAAAAAATTAAGGCGATCAGTATTGTAGATGAATATCTGGAACATGCCAGAGTCATGTATTTTTATAATAAAGGTGCTGAAGATATGTATATTTCATCAGCAGACTGGATGACCAGAAATTTGGATTACAGAATTGAAGCCGCTGCCAAAGTCACCGATAAAAACCTTAAGAAAGAACTGAAAGATATTCTTGACATACAGTTGAAAGATAATGTAAAAGCTCGTATTTTAGACAAAAAATTGAGTAACGAGTACATTCATAATGATAAAGAAGAATGCCGTTCCCAGATTGAAACCTATCGATACTTACATGCTAAAACAAACAAAAAATGA